Part of the Brevibacillus brevis genome is shown below.
GAAATGAAGATCATACAAAGCCACGAAGTGTTTTGCTTCTCGATGGATGCTGTTCTCCTGGCTCGCTTTGCCTCCGCGCCAAAACGGGGACGTATCCTTGACTTCTGCACGGGGAACGGAGCTATTCCGCTCATCATGAGCACCAGGACACCCGAGGCGACCTTTGAAGGCATCGAGATTCAGGAGCGGCTGTATGGCATGGCGAGCCGAAATGTGGCGTTGAACCGGCTGGAAGGACGCATCACGATGCACCATGGCGATGTGAAAGAAGCGGTGGAGCGATTCGGTCATGCCAAGTTTGACGTCATCACCTGCAATCCGCCTTATATGCCTGCAACCGGCGGCGAGAAAAACATCAGCGAGCATTTTGCCATCGCCCGCCACGAAATCATGCTCTCCCTGGAAGACGTGATTCGGGTCGGCAGCCAGCTGCTGAAAAACGGCGGCAAGCTCGCGATGGTGCACCGCTCGACCCGCCTGATCGAGATCATTTCCTTGATGCGCCAATACGGGATCGAGCCCAAGCGGATGCGTCTCGTGTACCCGCGCCGGGATGCGGAGCCGAACATGGTGCTGATCGAAGGGATGCGAGGAGGCAAGCCGGAGCTGCGCATTGCGCCGCCGTTGATTGTCTATGAAAATGGAGAGGAATACTGTGAAGAACTGCAGGAAATCTATTTCGGAAGACGCGATTCCCTCGCATAAAAGCCACTTCGTGTACATTTTGTCTTGTGCAGACGGAAGTCTTTACACCGGGTATACGACCGAGCTGCAAAGGCGCCTGCGGGAGCACAATGAAGGCAAGGGAGCCAAATATACCCGTGGACGCGGCCCTGTCGAACTGCTCTACTTCGAAGAGGGGGCAGACCGCTCCTGGGGACTGAAGCGGGAGGAAGGGATCAAACGTCTCTCCCGGCTGAAAAAAGAAGAACTGATTGGAGTGGGTCCGCAAGATGAATGTCCAGCGTAGTTTTTCGTCCGAAGAGACCGGTGTCCTCTATTTGGTAGCGACCCCGATTGGAAATCTGGATGATATGACAGTACGCTGTCTGGAAACTTTGCGCAGCGTAGATGTCATCGCCTGCGAGGACACGCGTCAGACGCGCAAGCTGCTCAATCATTTCCAAATCGACAAGCGAACGGTCAGCTATCACGAACATAATAAAGAAGCCAGCGGACAGGGCCTTTTGCAGTGGCTGGAGGAAGGAAAGAAAATTGCGCTGGTGAGCGACGCCGGTCTGCCGGCCATTTCCGACCCGGGAGCCGAGCTTGTGCGCGATGCGGCGGCGGCGGGCTTTCCGGTGATTCCGGTGCCCGGGGCCAATGCGGCATTGACCGCTCTGATCGCCTCTGGGCTACCCACGGACCGCTTTGTCTTTTGCGGATTTATCGGGCGGGAAAACAAGGAGCGTCGCGAGGAGCTGGAACGGCTGAAAAAGTACCCGGAGACGTTGATTTTCTACGAGGCTCCCCATCGGATCGAAAAGACCTTGGCGGCCATGCGGGAAGTGTGGGGCAATCGTCGGGCTGTCATGGCGAGGGAGCTGACCAAGCGGTACGAAGAGTTTGCGCGCGGCACGCTTGACGAGCTCTTGGCGTGGCTGCGAGAAGGAGAGGCGCGTGGCGAATTTTGCCTGATCGTCGAAGGCTACCTGGGTCCTGCGGAGGAGGAAGCCGACGCGTGGTGGAGCGGGCTTGGCGTCGTGGAGCACGTCGATCGGTACTGTGAGCAGGGCATGGGCAAAAAAGAGGCGATCAAACAGGCGGCTGACGATCGCGGCGTTTCCAAACGGGATGTGTACAACGAGTATCACCGCGAGTGACCGACGCCAGTCGCTTGAATGAGGGCTGTATTATAGAAGAAAAAGGTCGGCCCTGGAGGTCGGCTTTTTTGAATGGAACACAAAAAAGAGCCTTTTGGGCTTGTCCCCCCGAAAAGGCCCGTGCTCTTATGTAAAAGAACAGAGATTAGCGTTTGACAACCGGCATTTCAGAGAGGCAATCCTGGCAAACGATTTTACCTTTAAAATGAGATACTTTGTCAGCGTTTCCACAGAAGATACAAGCAGGCTCATACTTTTTCAGGATGATGCGCTCGCCATCCACGTAAATTTCCAGTGCGTCTTTTTCTGCGATTCCCAAAGTGCGGCGCAATTCGATCGGAATAACTACACGGCCCAACTCGTCCACTTTACGAACAATACCTGTTGATTTCATCATTGTGAATTCTCCTCCCAAATATGGACATGTCGATGCTATTGTTCAACAGAGATCATTAATCGTCAATATTCGACATTTTCTACTGAAAACATCATACCAGCGATTCCCAAAGGTGTCAACATCGATTTGACAATTCTTTGAAAACAAAAGTGTTTTTTGAAATTGGAAACATTGATGCTACTGCGTTTGTTAGCAATATGGAAAAGTGGTGTAAAAATTTATGGATAAAATTAACTGGGAGCTGTCGCCTGTATTTCAGTCGGTTCGTGTCGAATAATAGCTTGTTCATTCGACATATTCACCTTTTTTTCTCTCTGCTTCCTTTTTCTCCTAATGCGCCGGTTTTGGATGAAAAGTGATGGAGGGGAGGTTTACAAAACAGGTTGGTCGTGTACAATAGAGGGTGTAATGAGGCAAATCATAGCAAAAGGCCATGATGGGAAGAGTAAGCGGACACTCCTTATTCCAGAGAGCCGGGGTAGCTGAAAACCGGCATAAGCGAGCATGCTGAACATGGACCCTGAGTCTCGCCGATGAACGTGAGACGGCTCCGCCGTTTTCCAGTAGTCTGCGACGCACGCCCACGTTACGGGTAGAGTCAATGTTTGACTCACCAAGTCCGTCATCCGCGAGGAAACGGAGCTTTTGGGTGGTACCGCGAGTTATAGCTCGCCCCAATTTTTGGGGCGGGCTTTTCTACTTTCTAAACGTAAGTTGGAGGGGTTTTGTTGCAATGAAACCGACATATTACATTACCACACCGATTTATTATCCGAGCAACAAGCTGCACATTGGAAATGCCTACACCACGATCGCCTGTGATGCGCTTGCCCGCTACAAGCGCCTGCGCGGCTACGACGTCTACTACCTGACCGGTACGGACGAGCACGGCCAAAAGCTGCAGGAGCGGGCAGCCGAAGAAGGAAAGCAGCCGCTGGAATTCATCGATCCCGTCGTAGACTGGATCCGCGAGCTGTGGGACAAACTGGACATCTCCTATGACGACTTTATCCGTACGACCCAACCGCGCCACAAGGAAGTCGTACAAAAGATTTTCCAGCGTTTGCTCGATCAAGGCGACATCTATCTGGGTGAGTACGAAGGCTATTACTGTGTGCCGGACGAGGCGTTCTGGACGGAGACCCAATGCAAGACGGACAAAGGCTATTTTTGCCCGGACTGTGGACGCGAAGTGAAAAAGGTCAAGGAGAAAAACTATTTCTTCCGCATGTCCAAATACCAGGATAGACTGCTTCAGCACATCGAGGCCAACCCGGACTTCATCCAGCCGGAGAGCCGCCGCAACGAAATGATCAACAACTTCCTGAAGCCGGGGCTGCAAGACCTTTCCGTGTCCCGCAGTACGTTTGACTGGGGTATCAAAGTGCCGAGCGATCCGGAGCACGTCATCTACGTGTGGATCGACGCCCTGACCAACTACATTTCCGCACTGGGCTATTTGACAGACGACGACAGCAAATACCGCCGTTTCTGGCCGGCCAACGTGCATATGGTGGGCAAGGATATCCTGCGCTTCCACACCATTTACTGGCCGATCCTGCTCATGGCTTTGGATGTACCGCTGCCGAAGCAAATCTTTGGCCACGGCTGGCTGCTCATGCCGGATGGAAAAATGTCCAAATCCAAAGGAAACGTGATCGATCCAAAGCTGCTCATCGACCGCTACGGCTCCGACGGCGTACGCTATTTCCTGCTGCGCGAGATCAACTTCGGGCAGGATGGCATCTTTACACCGGAATCGTTCGTGCAGCGCTTGAACTACGACCTGGCCAACGACATCGGAAACCTGCTCAGCCGGACGGCGACCATGATCGAGAAGTATTTCGACGGCGTCGTTCCTGCTCCACAAGACGCAGGGGAACCGGATGACAGCCTGATCAGCCTGGCAGTGAAAACGAAGGGGCTGGTCGAGGAGCATATGGAAGAAATGCGCTTCAGCAACGCCCTTGCTCACATCTGGGAGCTGGTGGGACGGACCAACAAATACATCGATGAGACCATGCCGTGGAACCTGGCCAAGTCCGAGGAGACGAAAGGACGCCTGGCTACCGTCATGTACAACCTGGCGGAAAGCATCCGCATCAGCTCCATCCTGATCCAGCCGTTTATGACCAAAGCACCGGCAAAAATTTGGGACCAATTGGGGATTTTGGGGAACGAGGAAGCGACCAGCTGGGAATCCGCCGGCAAGTGGGGCGGATTGCCTGCAGGCAGCACGGTCAGCCGCAAGGAGCTGCTCTTCCCGCGTCTCGATGTACAGGCGGAGCTGGCCTTCATCGACGATTCGACAGCCGAGGCGCGACGCCAGGCTGAGGAAAACAAAAGAAAGCAGGATGCACTGAAAGGGGAATCTTCCGTGAGCGAAACGACAACCAGCCAAACCGAAGCGGCTGCAACCGAAAAACCGGCAGATGCCAAAGAAGAGATCGGTATCGACGACTTTGGGAAAGTGGAGCTGCGTGTGGCGCAGGTCGTGGAGTGCGCGAAGCACCCGAATGCCGACAAGCTGCTCATTCTCCAGCTCGATCTGGGCTATGAAAAACGCCAGGTCGTCTCCGGAATCGCGAAGTACTATGCGCCTGAGGACCTGGTCGGGAAAAAAGTCATCGTCGTAGCCAACCTGAAGCCGGTGAAGCTGCGCGGTGAACTGTCCCAGGGCATGATTCTCGCAGCATCGGCAGGAGACCAGCTGACATTGGCAACGGTAGATCCGAGCATGCCAAACGGCGCCATCGTGAAATAACGAGCGGACCGGCAGGAAAGGAAGGACGCATCCGTGTTATTTGAAACGCATACGCATCTGAACGCTCCGGAATTTGACGAGGACCGCGCGGAAGTGATCGCCCGTGCCAGGGAAAACGGGGTCAGCACGATTGTCAACATCGGCTTCAATGCCGAGACGATCCCGACCTGCATCGAACTGGCGGAGGCCTACGACTTTATTTACGCGGTGGTCGGCTGGCACCCGCAGGATGCAAAAGATATGACTGACGAGCACTTGGCTTGGATCGAGGAGCTCTCCCGCCATCCGAAAGTAATCGGGCTGGGGGAAATGGGTCTGGACTACTACTGGGATACGTCGCCCAAGGATGTACAGGCGGAGGTATTCCGCAAACAGATCCGCCTCGCCCGTAAAGTCGGCATGCCGATCATCATTCACAACCGCGACGCCCATCAGGATGTCATCTCCATCCTCAAAGAGGAGAAGGCGGCTGAAGTAGGCGGAATCATGCACTGCTTTTCCGGCAGCTGGGAGACGGCGAAGCTGGCGCTGGACATGAACTTTTACATCTCCTTCGGCGGGCCGTTGACGTTCAAAAACGCCAAGCAACCGAAGGAAGTGGCCGCCAAAGTGCCGCTCGACCGGCTTCTGATCGAGACGGACAGTCCGTACCTCACGCCGCATCCCTTCCGCGGCAAGCGCAACGAGAGCGGCTACGTCCGCTACGTCTGTGAGGAAATGGCGAACATTCGCGGCCTGTCCTACGAGGAAATGGCACAGATCACAGCAGAAAACGCTCGCCGTTTGTTTCGCCTGAAATAGCCAAAAAAACAAAGCAAAAGCGGAAAGTCACGGGCTCTCTCGTGGCTTTCCGCTTTTTTGCGACCGCTTTTCTACGTTCTACTCTCGCTTTTCGCCGCATACTTTGAACAATGTGTCGAACGATTATTGTCCCATCGACACATGTGCTCGACACCAATTGCCTATGATTCGTCAGGCCCTTTTTGCTAGGCTTGTACCATCATCTCTTCAGCCGAAGGTAGGGGAAATTTGACAAAGGAGAAAAAGTAACATACAATCAAATCCAATCTTGTTTAGTAGCGGCCACTTCCAGAATATTAGTGCAATTACATCGACCCTTACCTGGCTAGACCGAAAAAGCCTTGTGCTTTTTTTAGGAAAAGGAGTGTGGGAAATGGAGTTACGCACGATATGGGATAGGTATAAGAATCGGGGACTCGTTCTCTTCGGCGGTCTTGCTCTTGTGCTCGTTCCCATGATTGGGTATTTCTCTGCCCAGGCTACCCAGCCAAAACAGGTCACCTTTTCGTTGGATGGCGAGAGTCGCACAGTAGCTACCAAGGCTGACACCGTCGAGGAGTTCTTGGCGGAGCGACAAATCGCTGTCACGGAAAAAGATTTCGTTCAACCGGCACCTCAGACAAAACTCAAGAGCGGAGCGTTAATCACTTTACATACAGTCTGGTCCATACCGGTCCGGATTGACGGGCAGACCAAAGTCATTCAAACAAGGAGTCGCGATGTAGCCGGCGCACTGAAAGACGGCGGCATCGCACTCGGGGAAAAGGACCGGACAGAACCGGCCTTGACCGCGGCGCTCACCAAAGATGCCACCATCACGGTCAAACGGATCGTCGAGAAGATGGTGGACGAGGAAGAGCGCGTCACCTATCAGGAAATTCGCAAGAACGACCCTGCATTGGAAAAAGGGAAGACGAAAGTATTGCAAGAAGGGCAAGAAGGTAAGGCAATTGCACACTATAAGCTAGTCACGGAGGATGGCAAGGAAATCTCCCGTGAACTGGTGTCGAGAGAAGTACTCACACCGAAAAAAGACCGCGTGGTGGCTATGGGAACCGCGGTGGCGATGCGCTCGGAAGGTGCATCGGAACGGGTTCTGGTCGCATCAGCGGGGATGGTCTCCCGCGGTGGAAAAGTTTTCAGGCCGAAGAAAGTACTGAACGGGGTTACCTTGACTGCCTACTCGCCGGCAGGCGGCGGCAAACACCCTAGCTCGCCGGGATACGGACGAACAGCTACAGGAGTGAAAGCACAGCCGGGCCATACGATTGCAGTAGACCCTCGCGTCATTCCGTACGGATGGTGGGTCTATATCGAGGGAGTCGGATACCGCCGTGCAGAAGATACGGGCGGAGCCATGCGAGGCGGCAAGATTGACGTATTCGTCAGTACGGAGTCAGAGGCGGTCAGGTTTGGCCGCAAGCGCAACAAAACCGTTTATGTGATTGGACCGCAAAAGCCGTAGAACAGGACAGGAGCGAACAGCTCCTGTCTTCTGTTTGCTTGCATACCGTGTTAAGCTGTTGTAGGTAAGACGCTCTGTGTGCCCGAAACGTTACAGGTTTTTGGGCTTTTGGCCGCATTTTTTTGGCACACTAGTACCATACGGACAATGTACGAAAGTGGGAGCACAAAAATGAAGATCAAGGAAGTCATCGTGGTGGAGGGCAGGGATGATACTGCTGCGATCAAGCGGGCTGTCAACGCCGATACGATCGAGACCGGCGGCTCCGCCATCCACGACTGGACCATCGAGAAAATCCGCCTGGCGCAGCAAAAGCGCGGCGTCATCATTTTCACTGACCCCGACTACCAGGGAGAGCGCATTCGCAAAATCATCAGCCGAGCGGTGCCGGGCTGCAAGCATGCGTTTATTACCCAAGAGGACGGGACGAAGAAAGGCGATATCGGCGTGGAAAACGCTTCACCCGAGGCCATCATCCAGGCGCTATCGGAAGTGCGGACGGAAATGGCGGAGTCAGCGGGAGAAATCACAGCGGATGACATGCTGGCCCACGGCCTTACATCCGGGCCCGATTCCAAGGAGCGGCGGATCAAGCTGGGCGAGCTGCTGGGCATCGGCTATGCCAACTCCAAGCAGATGCTGCAGCGCCTCAATGCCTTCCAGATCAAACGGGCCGAATTCGAAGCAGCCATCAAGGCAATCGACAAAGCGAGGGAGTAAGACATGACCCAAATGACAGGGAAAGATATCGCCACACCTACGCGTACCAAGGAGATTCTGGAGAAGTACGGCTTTTCGTTCAAAAAGAGTCTGGGGCAAAACTTCCTCATCGACACCAACATCCTCCACAATATCGTGGCAGAGGCCGACCTGACGAAAGAAAAGGGAGCCGTGGAAATCGGGCCCGGCATCGGCGCCTTGACGGAGCAGTTGGGACGAGCTGCAGGAAAGGTCGTGGCCGTCGAGATAGACCAGAGGCTGTTGCCGATTTTGGCGGACACGCTGGCGCCCTATGAAAATATCGAGGTCGTGCACGGCGATGTGCTGGAGCTCGACCTGAAAGCATTGCTAGAGGAAAAAATGGCGGGAGTGGACAAGATCAGCGTCGTAGCCAACCTGCCGTACTACGTGACCACCCCGATCCTGATGAAGCTGCTGGAAGAGCGCTTGCCGCTGGAAAACATCGTCGTCATGATCCAAAAGGAAGTGGCTGACAGGATCGCTGCCAAGCCGGGCACGAAGGATTACGGCTCTCTCTCTGTCGCAGCGCAATTCTATGCCGATACGGAAGTGGCAATGATCGTGCCGGCCAGCGTGTTCGTTCCTCGGCCAAACGTAGATTCTGCGGTTATTCGCCTCAAGGTCCGGGAACGTCCGCCTGTCGAAGTGGACGACCAGGACGTGTTTTTCCGTGTGGTGCGCAGCTCGTTTGCCCAACGACGCAAGACCCTTTTGAACAACTTGATGAACGGTCTGTTTCGCAAAGAACAGAAGGATGAAGTAGTACAGATGCTCGCCGATATCCGGATCGATCCGACGCGCCGGGGAGAAACGCTCAGCATCGAGGAATTTGCCCGGCTTGCAAACGAAGGCTTGCGGCGCGGGTTGATCGGTTCCTGACAAGAAAGGACCTCCATTTTTGGGCTAATAACGCCAAAAGTGGGGGTTTTTTATGTTTTCTGGCACTTTTTCATATGTAGCTGACAAATATCTACGTAATTCATGAAAAAAAGCCCGTTGACAAAATCTCGGCTGGGTTGCTATAATTTTTTATTTCTTTGACAAAATAACGGTATGCTGTTATAATAGATGTAAGCGAGGTGGATGGAACAATGGCAAGAAACGCGTTACTTGACATTAAACGCAGTTTAGACGGGCACATTGGTGAGCGCATCCTGCTAAAGGCAAATGGCGGTCGCCGAAAAACCGTCGAACGAAGTGGCATCCTCGAAGAAACATACCCATCAGTATTTGTAGTCAAGCTGGACGACGATCAACTTTTCGAGCGGGTTTCTTACAGCTATGCTGACATCTTGACAGAAACGGTAGAGTTGACGGTGTGCCGCGAGAACGAGCACATCCGCATCACATTTGTACAACAGTAGAACCCTCAGGGTTCTACTGTTTTATTTTGGCCAAATATTTCAAGGAACGCATAGGCGCTCCTTCTACATAGAGTGAAATTTCCGCAGGATGCGTACACTATCCGTGTCAACGAGAAAGGGAGGATGTTATGGGTCGCAGACGAGGCATTATGTCTGAGGAGTTCAAGATGGAGATCGCCAAGGAGCTTGGGTTTTACGATACGGTGAAAGCCGAGGGCTGGGGTGCCATCACGACGCGCGACGCGGGAAACCTGGTGAAACGCGCCATTCAGATTGCCGAGGAAGCATTGGCCAAGAAGCATACCACATAACTCGTTGGCAAGGCCGGGGAAACCCGGCCTTTTTACGCGAAATGCGGTATTTTCCAAACCGTCATAATCTTCACCATCATATTGTTTTATTCGATCGAGTGGCATGGAAGAGAATGCCTATGCTACAATAAGAGACTAGGAAATTCAGAACGTAGGCAGAGGTGAACAACGTGCGTATCTCGGTCAAAGCTCCGGCCAAAATCAATCTGACTCTGGATGTTCTCGCCAAGCGGCCGGACGGTTATCACGAAGTGGAGATGGTGATGACTACCGTAGACTTGGCGGATCGTGTAGATCTGACTCTGCGCGAAGATGGAGAGATTACGCTGGACTGCTCTGCCAGCTTCGTCCCAGACGATATTCGCAACCACGCCTATAAAGCGGCGGTGCTCTTGAAAGAACGCTATCACGTGCGCGCTGGCGTACACGTGTACATCGATAAACAGATTCCCGTGGCCGCGGGCCTCGCAGGGGGAAGCAGCGACGCGGCTGCGACCTTGCGCGGTTTGAACCAATTGTGGAGTCTCGGCCTGACACTGGAAGAGCTCGCGGCAGTCGGTGCCGAGATTGGCTCGGACGTTCCTTTTTGCGTATACGGGGGAACGGCTCTGGCAAAGGGCAGAGGGGAGCAAATCACTCACCTCAGCCCGCCGGCAGCATGCTGGGTCATTCTCGCCAAGCCGCCCATCGGCGTCTCGACAGCGGATGTATACGGCAACCTGCGTGTGCAGGAGATCGCCAGCCATCCCTCGACCGGGAACATGCTGCAAGCGATCGAGACGCAGGACTTTTCCTTGATGTGTCAGTCGCTGGGCAACGTCCTTGAAAATGTGACCCTGTCGCTTCACCCGCAAGTGCGGCAAATCAAGGAGCTGATGATCGCATCGGGCGCAGACGGCGTCCTGATGTCGGGAAGCGGCCCGACTGTCTTTGCCCTCGTGCAAAAGGAAGCCAAAGTGCATCGGATTTACAACGCGTTGCGCGGTTTTGTGAAAGACGTATTTGTTGCCCGAATGTTAGGAGCTGGCGAAGGGGAAATGCTTGCATGAACCCGTATAAAAATGATACATTAGCACCATAATATTCGGTTTTGGAGGAAGAGCTATGAAGAAATTGCGCAGAAGTGCGCGTCTCGTCGATATGACGCAGCACTTGCTCGCCCATCCCCATACGCTGATTCCGCTCACTCTTTTTGCCGAACAGTACGGTGCGGCAAAATCGTCGATCAGCGAGGACTTGTCCATCATCAAGGAAGCGTTTGAGGTTCAGGGTGTTGGCTTGTTGAAAACGGTGGCGGGAGCGGCCGGCGGAGTGAAGTTCATTCCTCAGGTCAAAACAGAGGATGCTCTGCTCTTCATGCACGAATTGATCGACCAATTGGCCAATCCGGAGCGTCTTTTGCCAGGCGGGTACCTGTATATGTCCGACATTCTCGGCAATCCGTCCACGATGTCCAAAATCGGCAAACTGTTCGCTACGGCCTACGCGGACCAAAATGTAGACGTGGTCATGACGGTGGAGACCAAAGGGATTTCTCTCGCGTATGCGACCGCCATGTATTTGAATGTTCCGGTGGTGATCGTCCGCCGGGACAACAAGGTGACGGAAGGATCGGTCGTGAGCATCAACTACGTATCGGGATCTAGTAAGCGGATTCAAACCATGTCGTTGGCGCGCCGCGCACTTGCAGAGCAGTCCCGCGTCCTGATCGTGGACGACTTCATGAAGGCGGGCGGCACCTTGCGCGGGATGATCGACCTGTTGCAGGAGTTCCGCGCCACGGTCGTAGGCTGCGGCGTTTTGGTGGAGACCACTGCTGATGTGTCCGAACGCCTCGTCGAAGACTATGTATCGTTTGCCAAGCTCAAGGATGTGGACATCAAGGGCAAGCAGATCGAAATCGAGCTCGGCAGTTTTTTTGAGAGGTAATCGCAGGCAAGCAGTCTAAAGAGGGCTCGGTAGAGGGTTCCTGAGCCCGCAATACCAGTGTGACGCAAGCTCCGTGCGGTACAGCGAAAAGGGGCTTCGTTTTTTAGAAAAGGAGAGAAGAACACATGGCAATCTCTTTTGTTTCCACTGACAAAGCACCAGCGGCAATTGGTCCGTACAGCCAGGCTGCCAAGGTAGGTCCGTTCCTGTTCGCATCGGGCCAAATTCCCCTGCGCCCCGACGGCACGCTCGTGGAAGGCGGCATCGTCGAGCAGACGCATCAGGTCTTTGCCAACATCCAAGCTGTTTTGGCTGAAGCCGGCGGCAGCTTGTCCAGCGTGGTAAAGGCTACGGTGTTCATTAAAGACATGAACGACTTCGCCCAGCTGAACGAAGTGTACGGACAATATTTTGGCGACCACAAACCGGCTCGTTCCACCGTAGAGGTGGCGCGACTGCCCCGGGATGTGAAGGTCGAGATCGAGATCGTCGCTTACCTGGAAGCGTAGCAACCGGAAATAGCTCCACTAACAGCCCTGTGCTTCTTGAGCGCAGGGCTGTTTTTTTTCGCGAAATATCTCCATAGTCACACCAGAATGTTGTCGATATGAATAAATTTATATATTTTTTTAAAAATTTGCATAGGGTCAGCAGGAATATTTACCCAGAGGGTGGAAATACTCCTAAACGCGTTTTCATAGATAAAGGGAGTGAACTAGATGGAAGTAACAGACGTTAGACTTCGCCGAGTGAATACGGATGGTAGGATGAAAGCGATTGCGTCCATTACAATTGACCATGAGTTCGTGGTTCATGATATCCGTGTCATTGATGGAAACAATGGCATGTTCGTAGCCATGCCGAGCAAGCGTACGCCGGATGGGGAATTCCGCGATATCGCACATCCAATTTCATCCACTACCCGCGAAAAAATTCAAGCGGCTGTCTTGTCCGAATACGATCGTGTCGGGCAGGAAGAAGAAAGCACGATTGAAGCGGGGGCATAAAGCCACCCACATGCAAGCACCCTGTCCATATGGCAGGGTGCTTCGACGTCTGCTTATCGATAGCACGCTTCCAAGTCTGCGATGATTTTGCCCTGGTCCATTCCTTCACCGATAAACACGGCCACCATTTTGGGACCGAAATTCTCAAAAGGAAACAGGTGGACCTGATTGTCTGTGTGCTGAAACGAAATAAGCTCATCTCTGCCGTGGAACTGGACGTAGCCCTTGGCACGGTAGACGTTTTTGGGCAGGCTGTAGAGAAAGTCCTCGAACTTGTCGGCGTCGACAGGTCCGGCGAAGGGGTAGGAGAATGTCTCGATGCTGTTGTACAGCGATTTCGTTTTCAGTCCGAGCGATTGCTTGAGTCTGTCCACGGCAGACATGCGGCCGATCGTTTTCTGGACAGGAGCGGAGTGCACGGGCTCCCGTTCTGCCGTTCTTTGCTCCGCAAGGCGGGTGACGGACAGAAGGGTATGTAGATCCATTTCACTCTGGACGGTGAGGTGGATAGGGGCAATCGGGTTCAGCTCGGCCAGCTTTCCTTTTACTTTGTCCGCGATGTCGGCAGAAGTCAGGTCCAGCTTGTTGAGCAAGAGCAGGTCGGCGTATTTGACCTGGTTGCGTACGGTCTTCACCAGCGCGCCGGTCGACTGGAAGCGCGAGCCCAGCTCCAAAAAGCGGGACGCATCTACGACCGTGATGATGCCGCGCAAGTCGATTTTTTCGTACAGCTCGGGATGGGTCAGTCCGTCGACCACATCGATGGGATCGGCCACACCTGTCGTCTCGATGAGAATTTTATCTGGACGCAGTGAGGTAATTACTTCCTTCAGACTCTCCGTCATCTCTCCCTGAATGGAGCAGCAGATGCAGCCGTCCAAGAGTTTCTTGACAGG
Proteins encoded:
- a CDS encoding tRNA1(Val) (adenine(37)-N6)-methyltransferase, giving the protein MEPVINVPLYESERIDDLLTHEMKIIQSHEVFCFSMDAVLLARFASAPKRGRILDFCTGNGAIPLIMSTRTPEATFEGIEIQERLYGMASRNVALNRLEGRITMHHGDVKEAVERFGHAKFDVITCNPPYMPATGGEKNISEHFAIARHEIMLSLEDVIRVGSQLLKNGGKLAMVHRSTRLIEIISLMRQYGIEPKRMRLVYPRRDAEPNMVLIEGMRGGKPELRIAPPLIVYENGEEYCEELQEIYFGRRDSLA
- a CDS encoding GIY-YIG nuclease family protein, with translation MERNTVKNCRKSISEDAIPSHKSHFVYILSCADGSLYTGYTTELQRRLREHNEGKGAKYTRGRGPVELLYFEEGADRSWGLKREEGIKRLSRLKKEELIGVGPQDECPA
- the rsmI gene encoding 16S rRNA (cytidine(1402)-2'-O)-methyltransferase; amino-acid sequence: MNVQRSFSSEETGVLYLVATPIGNLDDMTVRCLETLRSVDVIACEDTRQTRKLLNHFQIDKRTVSYHEHNKEASGQGLLQWLEEGKKIALVSDAGLPAISDPGAELVRDAAAAGFPVIPVPGANAALTALIASGLPTDRFVFCGFIGRENKERREELERLKKYPETLIFYEAPHRIEKTLAAMREVWGNRRAVMARELTKRYEEFARGTLDELLAWLREGEARGEFCLIVEGYLGPAEEEADAWWSGLGVVEHVDRYCEQGMGKKEAIKQAADDRGVSKRDVYNEYHRE
- a CDS encoding AbrB/MazE/SpoVT family DNA-binding domain-containing protein, coding for MMKSTGIVRKVDELGRVVIPIELRRTLGIAEKDALEIYVDGERIILKKYEPACIFCGNADKVSHFKGKIVCQDCLSEMPVVKR
- the metG gene encoding methionine--tRNA ligase, with the translated sequence MKPTYYITTPIYYPSNKLHIGNAYTTIACDALARYKRLRGYDVYYLTGTDEHGQKLQERAAEEGKQPLEFIDPVVDWIRELWDKLDISYDDFIRTTQPRHKEVVQKIFQRLLDQGDIYLGEYEGYYCVPDEAFWTETQCKTDKGYFCPDCGREVKKVKEKNYFFRMSKYQDRLLQHIEANPDFIQPESRRNEMINNFLKPGLQDLSVSRSTFDWGIKVPSDPEHVIYVWIDALTNYISALGYLTDDDSKYRRFWPANVHMVGKDILRFHTIYWPILLMALDVPLPKQIFGHGWLLMPDGKMSKSKGNVIDPKLLIDRYGSDGVRYFLLREINFGQDGIFTPESFVQRLNYDLANDIGNLLSRTATMIEKYFDGVVPAPQDAGEPDDSLISLAVKTKGLVEEHMEEMRFSNALAHIWELVGRTNKYIDETMPWNLAKSEETKGRLATVMYNLAESIRISSILIQPFMTKAPAKIWDQLGILGNEEATSWESAGKWGGLPAGSTVSRKELLFPRLDVQAELAFIDDSTAEARRQAEENKRKQDALKGESSVSETTTSQTEAAATEKPADAKEEIGIDDFGKVELRVAQVVECAKHPNADKLLILQLDLGYEKRQVVSGIAKYYAPEDLVGKKVIVVANLKPVKLRGELSQGMILAASAGDQLTLATVDPSMPNGAIVK
- a CDS encoding TatD family hydrolase, translating into MLFETHTHLNAPEFDEDRAEVIARARENGVSTIVNIGFNAETIPTCIELAEAYDFIYAVVGWHPQDAKDMTDEHLAWIEELSRHPKVIGLGEMGLDYYWDTSPKDVQAEVFRKQIRLARKVGMPIIIHNRDAHQDVISILKEEKAAEVGGIMHCFSGSWETAKLALDMNFYISFGGPLTFKNAKQPKEVAAKVPLDRLLIETDSPYLTPHPFRGKRNESGYVRYVCEEMANIRGLSYEEMAQITAENARRLFRLK
- a CDS encoding ubiquitin-like domain-containing protein — translated: MELRTIWDRYKNRGLVLFGGLALVLVPMIGYFSAQATQPKQVTFSLDGESRTVATKADTVEEFLAERQIAVTEKDFVQPAPQTKLKSGALITLHTVWSIPVRIDGQTKVIQTRSRDVAGALKDGGIALGEKDRTEPALTAALTKDATITVKRIVEKMVDEEERVTYQEIRKNDPALEKGKTKVLQEGQEGKAIAHYKLVTEDGKEISRELVSREVLTPKKDRVVAMGTAVAMRSEGASERVLVASAGMVSRGGKVFRPKKVLNGVTLTAYSPAGGGKHPSSPGYGRTATGVKAQPGHTIAVDPRVIPYGWWVYIEGVGYRRAEDTGGAMRGGKIDVFVSTESEAVRFGRKRNKTVYVIGPQKP